In Acinetobacter piscicola, a single window of DNA contains:
- the ung gene encoding uracil-DNA glycosylase yields the protein MQFTEQEQAKLNQVRLDESWKAGLAEFLVGPKMDHLRAFLKSQFAENKQIYPENSLIFNALDTTPLHKVKVVILGQDPYHGPNQAHGLSFSVQKGVALPPSLRNIFHELHNDLGIAVSKHGDLTRWAEQGVLLLNSVLTVEAGQPTSHQKQGWEEFTDTVIDVINEQCTHVVFILWGAYAQRKGQRIDQEKHLVLKAAHPSPLAANRGGFFGCKVFSKTNNYLKQNGIEPIDWQLDA from the coding sequence GTGCAATTCACTGAACAAGAGCAAGCAAAATTAAATCAAGTTCGCTTGGATGAAAGTTGGAAAGCAGGTTTGGCTGAGTTTTTAGTGGGTCCAAAGATGGATCATTTACGTGCATTCTTAAAATCACAATTTGCTGAAAATAAACAAATTTATCCTGAAAACTCCCTAATCTTTAATGCATTGGATACAACACCTTTGCATAAAGTTAAAGTGGTGATCTTGGGGCAAGATCCTTATCACGGCCCAAATCAAGCGCATGGTTTGAGTTTTTCAGTACAAAAGGGGGTTGCATTACCTCCATCTTTGCGTAATATCTTTCATGAATTGCATAATGACCTCGGCATTGCGGTGTCAAAACATGGCGATTTAACTCGATGGGCAGAACAAGGTGTACTTTTACTCAATAGTGTATTGACCGTCGAAGCAGGGCAACCGACTTCACACCAAAAACAAGGTTGGGAAGAATTCACCGATACTGTGATCGATGTGATTAATGAGCAGTGTACCCATGTCGTGTTTATCTTGTGGGGTGCTTATGCACAACGTAAAGGACAACGTATAGACCAAGAAAAACATCTCGTATTAAAAGCCGCCCACCCTTCACCTTTGGCAGCAAATCGTGGTGGTTTTTTTGGTTGTAAGGTATTTTCCAAAACAAATAATTATCTGAAACAAAATGGCATTGAGCCAATAGACTGGCAGCTGGACGCATGA
- the pyrF gene encoding orotidine-5'-phosphate decarboxylase produces the protein MSIIVALDAKSQYDALTIADQLDPSLCRLKVGKELFTHEGSSIVKALHDRNFEVFLDLKFHDIPNTTAQAVCAAGDMGVWMVNVHASGGRKMMETCVERLQAGNYKTQLIAVTVLTSMGREDLRDIGLDIEPFEQVKRLAKLTKDSGLDGVVCSAQEAKMLREELGQDFSLVTPGIRPVGSNADDQKRIVTPKQAMLDGSTHLVIGRPITQSENPSQMLKDILVTL, from the coding sequence TTGAGTATTATTGTTGCCTTAGACGCCAAAAGCCAATATGACGCATTAACAATCGCTGATCAGCTAGATCCATCACTTTGTCGTTTAAAAGTGGGTAAAGAACTTTTTACACATGAAGGTTCATCTATTGTTAAAGCATTGCATGATCGTAACTTTGAAGTATTTCTAGATTTAAAATTTCATGATATTCCAAATACTACAGCACAAGCTGTATGTGCTGCGGGAGACATGGGGGTTTGGATGGTGAATGTACACGCGTCAGGTGGTCGTAAAATGATGGAAACCTGTGTTGAGCGTTTACAAGCAGGGAACTATAAAACTCAATTGATTGCTGTAACAGTATTAACTTCAATGGGACGTGAAGATTTACGTGATATTGGTTTGGATATTGAGCCTTTTGAGCAAGTGAAACGTTTAGCAAAATTGACCAAAGACAGTGGTTTAGATGGTGTTGTGTGTTCTGCACAAGAAGCGAAAATGTTGCGTGAAGAATTAGGGCAAGATTTTTCTTTGGTTACACCAGGTATTCGGCCAGTAGGTTCAAATGCGGATGATCAAAAGCGTATTGTGACCCCAAAACAAGCGATGTTAGATGGTTCTACACATTTGGTGATTGGTCGTCCAATTACTCAATCTGAGAATCCAAGTCAAATGTTGAAAGATATTTTGGTGACATTGTAA
- a CDS encoding 6-pyruvoyl trahydropterin synthase family protein: MLIRKLFKFENAHIVRNCTSDRCKRSIHGHSYKVELLLKASKLDHGQMVYDFGLLKGVIKDIFDSFDHAICFWQDDSAEYIQACKTFSARWVALPVSPSAEQFSRIFFFLAQQVLQSTITQNGEGDVEVYSVIVHETDTGYAQSFIEDIENEQMGILSLEDIVFSEQVQAEWHDPEMYENLKKGLKFQNPTVDLQVKL, encoded by the coding sequence ATGTTAATTCGTAAGTTATTTAAATTTGAAAATGCACATATTGTGCGTAACTGTACCTCGGATCGTTGTAAACGTTCGATTCATGGCCACAGTTATAAAGTAGAATTGTTGCTTAAAGCTTCGAAGCTTGATCATGGTCAAATGGTCTATGACTTTGGGTTGCTCAAGGGTGTGATTAAAGACATTTTTGATAGTTTTGATCACGCAATTTGTTTTTGGCAAGATGATAGTGCTGAGTACATTCAAGCTTGCAAAACTTTTAGTGCGCGTTGGGTGGCTTTACCTGTATCTCCTTCAGCAGAGCAATTTTCCCGTATTTTTTTCTTTTTGGCACAGCAGGTTCTTCAATCGACCATTACTCAAAATGGCGAAGGCGATGTTGAAGTCTATTCAGTGATTGTGCATGAAACCGATACAGGCTATGCACAAAGTTTTATTGAAGATATTGAAAATGAACAAATGGGCATTTTAAGTTTAGAGGACATTGTTTTTTCAGAACAAGTTCAAGCAGAATGGCATGACCCTGAAATGTATGAGAACCTGAAAAAAGGTTTGAAATTTCAAAATCCTACGGTAGATTTACAAGTTAAATTGTAA
- the gspI gene encoding type II secretion system minor pseudopilin GspI, which yields MNRILGFTLIEVVVALAIFVVAAMALTKVAMQYTQSTANAILRTKAQFVAQNQVALMEINQAKLTGTQSEQITSQGETWQVDKKAESTISPNIQKIEIQISLYNPETHKVEAGITNAVFFNNPQKNVQS from the coding sequence TTGAATCGTATTTTAGGGTTTACCCTCATTGAGGTTGTGGTGGCATTGGCAATTTTTGTGGTGGCTGCCATGGCGCTGACCAAAGTAGCAATGCAATATACTCAGTCTACAGCAAATGCGATTTTAAGAACAAAAGCGCAATTTGTGGCACAAAATCAAGTCGCGTTGATGGAAATTAATCAAGCGAAATTGACAGGAACCCAGTCTGAACAAATTACGTCGCAAGGTGAAACCTGGCAAGTCGATAAAAAAGCTGAAAGCACGATCAGTCCAAACATTCAAAAAATAGAGATCCAAATTAGTTTATATAATCCTGAAACTCATAAAGTGGAAGCAGGTATTACCAATGCTGTGTTTTTTAACAATCCACAAAAAAATGTTCAATCCTAG
- the cmk gene encoding (d)CMP kinase: MTIQIITIDGPSGSGKGTLAAKLAAHYQFHLLDSGAIYRLLGLSLHKNNLLDALNDADVLTQCEKIATNLDIKFVSEQNSATQVFLDDENVTETIRTERVGEFASKVAAIPVLRTALFARQRAFAQAPGLVADGRDMATSIFPEAQAKIYLTASAESRATRRLKQLQAMGLDVKINDILANIQARDKRDMERTVAPLKPAQDAYIIDSSTLNIDEVFKLMTDFIDAQLAK; this comes from the coding sequence ATGACAATTCAAATTATTACGATTGATGGACCGAGTGGTTCAGGTAAAGGCACACTCGCAGCAAAGTTAGCAGCGCATTATCAGTTTCACTTGTTAGATTCAGGGGCGATCTATCGTTTACTTGGATTGTCATTACATAAAAATAATCTGCTAGATGCTTTAAATGATGCAGATGTGTTAACGCAATGCGAGAAAATTGCAACAAATTTAGACATCAAATTTGTCAGTGAACAAAACTCAGCGACACAAGTGTTTTTAGATGATGAAAATGTCACTGAAACTATTCGTACTGAACGTGTTGGTGAATTTGCTTCAAAAGTCGCAGCAATTCCTGTGCTTAGAACAGCGCTTTTTGCCCGTCAACGTGCATTTGCCCAAGCACCGGGGTTGGTGGCAGATGGTCGAGATATGGCGACTTCAATTTTTCCAGAAGCACAAGCAAAAATTTACTTGACTGCATCGGCAGAGTCACGTGCGACACGCCGTCTAAAACAGTTGCAGGCGATGGGCTTGGATGTTAAAATAAACGACATTTTAGCTAACATACAGGCACGTGATAAGCGTGATATGGAGCGTACAGTCGCTCCATTGAAGCCAGCACAAGATGCATATATTATTGATAGTTCTACATTAAATATCGATGAAGTATTCAAATTGATGACTGATTTTATCGATGCACAGTTAGCGAAATAA
- a CDS encoding type II secretion system protein codes for MNKPSSFILQKGFTLIELMVVIVIVSIMASLIMLNIDGVDHRKALQAREFLLLDLKKINRDANDQAQIYALDILPATDVAPFRYKLVQYQPFTESADKSLRVIEGKPWKDVQNFDLRSLPERVSFVVQSQEHRFVNANNADLLGNNAPKVIWFGNGEAKPVKIQMYYDQKPIGALIDLDYLGKVTDEE; via the coding sequence ATGAATAAGCCATCATCATTTATTCTACAAAAAGGGTTTACCTTGATTGAGTTGATGGTGGTCATTGTGATTGTAAGCATTATGGCATCTTTGATCATGCTCAATATTGATGGTGTGGATCATCGTAAAGCCTTGCAAGCACGTGAATTTTTATTGCTGGATTTAAAGAAAATAAACCGTGATGCCAATGATCAAGCACAGATCTATGCGCTTGATATTTTACCAGCTACGGATGTTGCACCATTTCGCTATAAGCTTGTGCAATATCAGCCTTTTACTGAAAGTGCTGATAAAAGTTTAAGAGTGATCGAAGGAAAACCATGGAAAGATGTACAAAATTTTGATTTGCGTAGCTTGCCTGAACGCGTGTCATTTGTTGTACAAAGCCAAGAACATCGTTTTGTAAATGCCAATAATGCTGATTTGTTGGGAAATAATGCCCCTAAAGTCATTTGGTTTGGTAATGGTGAGGCGAAACCTGTCAAAATTCAAATGTATTATGATCAAAAGCCAATTGGTGCTTTGATTGATTTGGATTATTTGGGAAAAGTCACAGATGAAGAATAA
- a CDS encoding enoyl-CoA hydratase/isomerase family protein: MTNSPESNLYHPDLIIEEAANGWRVIRLNRPKSLHALDESIVAALLKLFEDFHTDDQVKAIWLDSTTPKAFCAGGDVRKLRQLVINNEVDVANQFFKTEYALDLLLHDYAKPIVVWGEGYVMGGGLGLFMAAPFRLVTPYSRLAMPEVNIGLYPDVGATRFLADRGPVGLFTGLTGSIMTAAGGYGIGWATHICDAQRDVVLQKLIDIDWDHYPAGDFRALDDTLNSLHRPVSPGPLQNSLDVIHSVCRGVNFQQDYDAIIGLSEARSDWLRQASENLQKGSPSTAALTWLLWQWGRQVHPWSEVFELEAQISDWKIRHPDFVEGVRARLVDKDLSPEWQEVESMTLKGILASHPPITTIESWNALLRHYDVIA, from the coding sequence ATGACAAATTCTCCCGAAAGTAATCTCTATCATCCTGATTTAATTATTGAAGAAGCAGCCAATGGTTGGCGTGTAATTCGATTAAATCGTCCAAAATCGTTGCATGCCTTGGATGAGTCCATTGTTGCAGCTTTATTAAAATTATTTGAAGATTTTCATACAGATGATCAAGTTAAAGCAATTTGGTTAGATTCAACTACACCTAAAGCATTTTGTGCGGGTGGTGATGTACGAAAATTACGCCAACTTGTGATTAATAATGAAGTTGATGTAGCCAATCAATTCTTTAAAACAGAATATGCACTTGACTTACTTTTACATGACTATGCTAAACCCATCGTGGTTTGGGGGGAAGGTTATGTGATGGGCGGTGGTTTAGGCTTGTTTATGGCTGCCCCTTTCCGTTTAGTTACCCCTTACTCACGTTTAGCGATGCCTGAAGTCAATATTGGTTTATATCCTGATGTTGGTGCGACACGCTTCCTTGCAGATCGTGGACCTGTTGGTTTGTTTACAGGTTTAACGGGATCGATCATGACTGCGGCAGGTGGTTATGGGATTGGTTGGGCGACCCATATTTGTGATGCACAACGTGATGTCGTATTACAAAAGCTTATTGATATTGACTGGGATCATTATCCTGCGGGTGATTTTCGCGCATTGGATGACACCTTAAACAGTTTACACCGTCCAGTATCGCCTGGTCCTTTGCAAAACTCGTTGGATGTGATTCATAGTGTTTGTCGTGGTGTGAACTTCCAACAAGATTATGATGCGATTATTGGTTTGAGTGAAGCGCGTAGTGATTGGTTACGTCAAGCCAGCGAGAACTTGCAAAAGGGGTCACCAAGTACTGCTGCACTGACTTGGTTGTTATGGCAATGGGGGCGTCAAGTTCATCCATGGAGTGAAGTGTTTGAGTTAGAAGCACAAATTTCTGATTGGAAGATCCGTCATCCTGATTTTGTGGAAGGTGTTCGTGCACGTTTGGTGGATAAGGATTTATCACCTGAATGGCAAGAAGTTGAATCAATGACGCTCAAAGGTATTCTTGCAAGTCATCCACCGATCACAACGATCGAAAGCTGGAATGCATTACTTCGTCATTATGATGTTATTGCATGA
- a CDS encoding SRPBCC family protein, producing MNSIQVKQEFNAPIDQVFDLLSKHATYNVAFAPIQVVRVKDAADPERPDGLGSIRRMGLGPIKPIQEQITLLDVNKRIEYKLIKNPLIKHHIGIIEFTELGANKTQVDYTIELQARAPFVSKLILAQLKLAITLGFKKLAKSMA from the coding sequence ATGAATTCAATTCAAGTAAAACAAGAGTTCAATGCACCCATTGATCAAGTCTTTGATTTGTTATCAAAACATGCGACTTATAATGTTGCTTTTGCTCCAATCCAAGTGGTACGCGTGAAAGATGCGGCTGATCCTGAACGTCCTGATGGCTTAGGGTCTATACGTCGTATGGGGCTTGGTCCGATTAAACCGATCCAAGAACAAATTACCTTGTTGGACGTAAATAAACGTATTGAATATAAATTAATCAAGAATCCTTTGATCAAACATCATATTGGAATCATTGAATTTACTGAACTTGGTGCAAATAAAACACAAGTCGACTATACGATCGAATTACAGGCACGTGCACCCTTTGTTAGTAAATTAATACTTGCACAGCTCAAACTAGCGATTACACTTGGCTTTAAGAAATTAGCAAAGTCGATGGCTTAA
- the gspK gene encoding type II secretion system minor pseudopilin GspK encodes MKQQKGIALITILVMVALATILAASIAKRQYAANENTAVLMRQNQALNYAKSAEDFFSELLIQDAQNSPNTDNLQENWAKPMPAFPIEGGFITGTLKDESGKFNLNSLFTTDGKVNEENKVYFERILVRVGLAAEISQAVIDWQDQDDLPMGAMGAESNYYNGLQPSYSAANRPFFSVEELKLVRGFEGTKYDLIQQYVSALPDVTSKININTAPALVLAALDPKLDVASVASLQKQKLEKMENFNSVQDLLGVDAFKSIDPANKAMAEKVFDVKSGYFKAEIEVALNNRNRQMSSYLMRKNNTVVVYARSLAPF; translated from the coding sequence ATGAAGCAGCAAAAAGGAATCGCATTAATTACCATTTTGGTCATGGTGGCTTTAGCAACTATTCTTGCTGCAAGTATTGCTAAACGCCAATATGCTGCTAATGAAAATACCGCAGTATTGATGCGTCAAAATCAAGCATTGAATTATGCCAAAAGTGCTGAAGATTTTTTTTCCGAATTATTGATTCAAGATGCACAAAACAGTCCAAATACGGATAATTTGCAAGAAAATTGGGCAAAGCCAATGCCTGCCTTTCCTATTGAAGGTGGTTTTATCACAGGCACACTCAAAGATGAGTCTGGAAAATTTAATTTAAATAGCTTATTTACAACAGATGGAAAAGTGAATGAGGAAAATAAAGTCTATTTTGAGCGTATTTTAGTCCGTGTAGGCTTAGCTGCGGAAATTAGCCAAGCGGTGATCGATTGGCAAGATCAAGATGATCTTCCTATGGGGGCGATGGGTGCAGAAAGTAATTATTACAACGGCTTACAACCCTCATATTCTGCGGCAAATCGTCCATTTTTTAGTGTGGAAGAATTGAAACTTGTACGAGGCTTTGAAGGCACGAAATACGACTTAATCCAACAATATGTGTCTGCATTACCTGATGTGACGAGTAAAATTAACATCAATACTGCACCTGCCTTAGTTTTGGCTGCATTAGATCCCAAACTCGATGTTGCAAGTGTCGCAAGCTTACAAAAACAAAAGCTCGAAAAAATGGAAAACTTTAATAGTGTGCAAGATCTATTGGGTGTTGATGCATTTAAAAGTATAGACCCTGCAAACAAAGCCATGGCAGAAAAAGTTTTTGATGTAAAAAGTGGTTATTTTAAAGCAGAAATCGAAGTGGCATTAAACAATCGAAATCGTCAAATGAGTAGTTATTTGATGCGTAAAAACAATACAGTGGTCGTGTATGCTCGTAGTTTGGCACCATTTTAA
- a CDS encoding integration host factor subunit beta, protein MTTEALNKSDLIERIALKNPHLAEPLVEEAVKIMIDQMIASLSGDDRIEIRGFGSFALHHREPRVGRNPKTGKSVEVAAKAVPHFKPGKALRDAVNESANK, encoded by the coding sequence ATGACAACTGAAGCTCTAAACAAATCTGACTTAATAGAAAGAATTGCACTTAAAAATCCACATTTGGCTGAGCCATTGGTGGAAGAAGCAGTGAAGATTATGATCGATCAAATGATTGCATCACTATCAGGAGATGATCGTATCGAAATTCGTGGTTTTGGTAGTTTTGCTTTACATCATCGTGAGCCACGTGTGGGACGTAACCCAAAAACAGGCAAATCAGTTGAGGTTGCAGCGAAAGCAGTACCACATTTTAAACCTGGTAAAGCATTACGTGACGCAGTAAACGAATCTGCAAATAAATAA
- the gspJ gene encoding type II secretion system minor pseudopilin GspJ — protein sequence MSNQTKTQGFTLIELMVAIAIFAVLAALGWKIFDYLNKVKERNAMHEQNLGQLQEAYQQMQRDTLQIIPVTASMGQQILPALQLDQQKLSFSKTGMTDPLKQGLASFERVEYVYSAQDKKLYRLKYSNLNLSAAAQPLSSVLLNDVDQYQVSTLNPNEGERWPDENAFNERQLPRGIKIKVMIRDVEYEWIFSLLDTEFLREQTSASTPVNNGS from the coding sequence ATGTCTAATCAAACAAAAACACAAGGATTTACATTGATTGAACTGATGGTTGCCATTGCAATCTTTGCTGTTTTGGCGGCGTTGGGTTGGAAAATTTTTGATTATCTAAATAAAGTCAAAGAACGAAATGCGATGCATGAGCAAAATTTGGGACAACTACAAGAAGCATATCAGCAAATGCAACGCGATACCTTGCAAATTATTCCTGTAACAGCGAGTATGGGACAACAAATATTGCCTGCATTGCAACTCGATCAGCAGAAATTGAGTTTTAGTAAAACAGGGATGACTGATCCTTTGAAGCAGGGACTTGCCAGTTTTGAGCGCGTTGAATATGTTTATAGCGCACAAGATAAAAAATTATATCGTTTGAAATATAGCAATTTGAATTTATCTGCTGCTGCACAGCCTTTATCGAGTGTACTGCTCAACGATGTCGATCAATATCAGGTCAGTACGCTAAACCCGAACGAAGGTGAGCGGTGGCCTGATGAAAATGCCTTTAATGAGCGTCAATTACCACGAGGCATTAAAATTAAAGTGATGATCCGTGATGTTGAATATGAGTGGATTTTTAGTTTATTGGATACTGAGTTTTTGCGTGAGCAAACGAGTGCGAGTACACCTGTCAATAATGGATCATGA
- the tadA gene encoding tRNA adenosine(34) deaminase TadA encodes MSETQKIQDEYWMQQAFEQAAYAATQGEIPVGAVLVSQNQIIGQGYNMPISAHDPTAHAEIQAIRHACFSIQNYRLPDDATLYVTLEPCTMCVGALIHARVKRVVFAATEPKAGSLVSSRQLLDNGYYNHIFQFEGGCLQEQCSNQLSEFFKMRREQKKQQRLYEKSLKGQIK; translated from the coding sequence ATGAGCGAAACACAAAAAATACAAGATGAATATTGGATGCAGCAGGCTTTCGAGCAGGCTGCATATGCTGCAACTCAGGGTGAAATCCCTGTAGGTGCAGTGCTTGTGAGTCAAAATCAAATCATTGGGCAAGGCTACAATATGCCTATTTCTGCTCATGATCCAACCGCCCATGCTGAGATTCAAGCGATTCGCCATGCTTGTTTCAGTATTCAAAATTATCGCTTACCTGATGACGCGACTTTATATGTGACCTTAGAGCCTTGTACCATGTGTGTAGGGGCATTAATTCACGCACGTGTGAAACGTGTGGTATTTGCTGCAACTGAGCCTAAAGCAGGGTCTTTGGTGAGCAGTCGCCAACTTTTGGACAATGGTTATTACAATCATATTTTTCAATTCGAAGGTGGATGTTTGCAAGAACAGTGTTCAAATCAATTGTCTGAGTTTTTTAAGATGCGTCGTGAGCAAAAAAAGCAGCAACGTTTATACGAAAAGTCATTAAAAGGTCAAATAAAGTAA
- a CDS encoding LapA family protein — MRFILGLLLVVVFVYSLALVLINGTELPVDLWFTQVPAMRLGLLLLLTLAIGIVLGLLIGVQIFRVFQNNWEIRRLRKDIDHLRKEQIQSAQLAAAEAAASVRHEKTVMDVYPEDKNSKPL; from the coding sequence ATGCGCTTTATTTTAGGTTTACTTTTGGTCGTAGTGTTTGTTTATTCTCTAGCACTGGTACTGATCAATGGAACTGAGTTACCTGTGGATTTATGGTTTACTCAAGTGCCTGCAATGCGTTTGGGTTTATTGTTGTTGTTAACATTAGCCATTGGTATTGTATTGGGGTTGTTGATCGGTGTGCAGATTTTCCGAGTATTTCAAAATAATTGGGAAATTCGCAGATTACGTAAAGATATTGATCATTTACGTAAGGAGCAAATCCAAAGCGCTCAATTGGCTGCAGCGGAAGCCGCAGCAAGTGTGCGTCATGAAAAAACAGTGATGGATGTTTATCCAGAAGATAAAAATTCTAAGCCATTATAA
- the rpsA gene encoding 30S ribosomal protein S1, which produces MTESFAALFEESELNLNVEKGAVIQGIVVSIDSDWVTVDTGLKSEGIVSRAEFLNEQRELEVQVGDTVDVVVEALDNGMGQTVLSREKAKRAETWTKLEKIFEDGEIVTGVISGKVKGGFTVDIGPVRAFLPGSLVDTRPIRDTTHLEGKELEFKVIKLDAKRNNVVVSRRAVMEAESSADREALLSQLEEGQTVTGTIKNLTDYGAFVDLGGIDGLLHITDMAWKRIKHPSEVVEVGQEVTVKVLKFDKERNRVSLGLKQLGEDPWLAIMNRYPKGSIVKARVTNLTDYGCFAEIAEGVEGLVHVSEMDHTNKNIHPSKVVQIGDEVDVMVLEVDEERRRISLGIKQTRANPWEEFAKAHEKGEKVSGTIKSITDFGIFIGLNGGIDGLVHLSDISWNEQGEEAIRRYKKGDTVEAVILSVDAEGNRISLGVKQLNSDPFNDFLAANERGALVKGTVTAVDAKGATVKLADEVEASLKASEINRDRVEDATKFLEVGQEVEAKIINVDRKSRSINLSIKAKDEAEEKEAVANLKTATTAQDNGPKTIGDLIKAQMNH; this is translated from the coding sequence ATGACCGAATCTTTTGCAGCCCTCTTTGAAGAAAGCGAATTAAACCTCAACGTTGAAAAGGGTGCAGTCATCCAAGGTATCGTTGTTAGTATCGATTCTGACTGGGTAACTGTTGATACTGGCCTTAAATCTGAAGGCATTGTATCTCGTGCTGAATTTTTAAACGAACAACGTGAACTTGAAGTTCAAGTTGGCGATACAGTAGATGTTGTTGTTGAAGCGCTTGACAACGGTATGGGTCAAACAGTTTTATCACGTGAAAAAGCAAAACGTGCTGAAACTTGGACTAAACTTGAAAAAATCTTTGAAGACGGCGAAATCGTTACTGGTGTTATCTCTGGTAAGGTTAAAGGCGGTTTCACTGTTGACATCGGTCCTGTTCGTGCGTTCTTACCAGGTTCTTTGGTAGACACTCGTCCAATCCGTGACACGACTCACCTTGAAGGTAAAGAGTTAGAATTCAAAGTCATCAAACTTGATGCTAAACGTAACAACGTTGTTGTATCTCGTCGTGCTGTTATGGAAGCTGAATCTTCAGCTGACCGTGAAGCGCTTCTTTCTCAATTGGAAGAAGGCCAAACAGTTACTGGTACAATCAAAAATCTTACTGACTACGGTGCTTTCGTTGACCTTGGCGGTATTGATGGTCTTCTTCATATCACTGATATGGCTTGGAAACGCATCAAGCACCCTTCAGAAGTTGTTGAAGTGGGTCAAGAAGTTACTGTTAAAGTACTTAAATTTGACAAAGAACGTAACCGTGTTTCTCTAGGTCTTAAACAACTTGGTGAAGATCCATGGTTAGCGATCATGAACCGTTATCCTAAAGGTTCTATCGTTAAAGCACGTGTAACTAATTTAACTGACTACGGTTGTTTCGCTGAAATCGCTGAAGGCGTTGAAGGTTTAGTACACGTTTCTGAAATGGACCACACAAACAAAAACATCCACCCATCTAAAGTTGTTCAGATTGGTGATGAAGTTGATGTGATGGTTCTTGAAGTTGATGAAGAACGTCGTCGTATTTCTCTTGGTATCAAACAAACTCGTGCTAACCCATGGGAAGAGTTTGCTAAAGCTCATGAGAAAGGTGAAAAAGTTTCTGGTACGATCAAATCTATCACTGACTTTGGTATCTTCATTGGCTTAAACGGTGGTATCGACGGTTTAGTTCACTTGTCTGATATTTCTTGGAACGAACAAGGCGAAGAAGCGATTCGTCGTTACAAGAAAGGCGACACAGTTGAAGCAGTTATCTTGTCTGTAGATGCAGAAGGTAACCGTATCAGCCTTGGCGTTAAACAATTGAACAGCGATCCATTCAATGACTTCTTAGCTGCTAACGAACGCGGTGCGTTGGTTAAAGGTACAGTAACTGCAGTTGATGCTAAAGGCGCAACTGTTAAGTTAGCTGACGAAGTTGAAGCTTCTTTGAAAGCATCTGAAATCAACCGTGATCGCGTTGAAGATGCAACTAAATTCTTAGAAGTTGGTCAAGAAGTTGAAGCGAAAATCATCAACGTTGACCGTAAATCTCGCTCTATCAACTTGTCGATCAAAGCGAAAGACGAAGCTGAAGAGAAAGAAGCGGTTGCGAACTTGAAAACAGCTACAACTGCTCAAGACAATGGTCCAAAAACTATTGGTGACTTGATCAAAGCTCAAATGAATCACTAA